The following coding sequences are from one Paraburkholderia caballeronis window:
- a CDS encoding ATP-dependent Clp protease ATP-binding subunit, translating into MAQFNCDICGVRPATVRVAVLQDGRRRYLDVCDYHYAQLTRHQRTLSPLEALFRAAQTDPSADASAGTGAGQAMEAGDGAVVERYFSDVARELLQRAAERAVQFGRREVDTEHLLYELAGNDAGAAMLKRLGIEPADVTAFIDANAQKREPAPGIDEGRVAVSPRLKSALDRAFLASRELGHSYVAPEHLLFGLSQVADSFAGHLLGRYGVTPQKVLQQLVATQGDGRERAAAAKAPSPTPHLDQYSRDLTALASEGKLDPVIGRSSEIETVVEVLARRRKNNPVLIGEPGVGKTAIAEGLAQRMLAGDVPESLRDRRLVELNVNGLVAGAKYRGEFEERVKQVMEEITAQRDTLVLFIDEVHTIVGAGQGGGEGGLDIANVFKPAMARGELNLIGATTLAEYQKYIEKDAALERRFQPVFVAEPSVEQTINILRGLRDKLEVHHHVTIRDDALVSAAELSDRYVTGRFLPDKAIDLIDQAAARVHLSATSRPAPILELEAELAQLRREQDYAATRKNFERAHALDDPIADKEKALAGATGEWKARLGTVTSDVTSGHVAEIVSKLTGVPVTQLTAEERTRLLEMEKRLHQRVIGQEQAIVAVSDAVRRSRAGLRRGRRPTAVFLFLGPTGVGKTELAKALAEVVFGDEDAIVRIDMSEYMERHAVARLIGAPPGYVGYDEGGQLTERVRRRPYSVILLDEIEKAHPDVYNVLLQVFDDGRLTDGKGRVVDFSNTVVIATSNLGSDVVSGQKRSGPGFLSSADASMQGAVMAELRRHFRPEFLNRIDDIIVFQPLSDDDLRAIVRLQLQQVQRMAHSQDIDITFDDSVVEHLAADGYRPEFGARELRRQIQQSIENELAKEMLKGDVAEGARVLCRYDTNQRRIEFALQPAAGG; encoded by the coding sequence ATGGCTCAGTTCAACTGCGACATCTGCGGGGTGCGTCCCGCGACGGTGCGGGTCGCCGTGTTGCAGGACGGCAGGCGGCGTTACCTCGACGTCTGCGATTACCACTACGCGCAACTGACGCGGCATCAGCGCACGCTGAGTCCGTTGGAAGCGCTGTTTCGCGCCGCGCAGACCGATCCGTCGGCCGACGCGAGTGCAGGCACAGGCGCGGGCCAGGCGATGGAGGCCGGCGACGGCGCGGTCGTCGAGCGTTATTTCAGCGACGTCGCGCGCGAACTGCTGCAACGCGCGGCCGAACGCGCGGTGCAGTTCGGCCGCCGCGAGGTCGATACGGAGCATCTGCTTTACGAACTCGCGGGCAACGACGCGGGCGCCGCGATGCTCAAGCGGCTCGGCATCGAGCCGGCCGACGTGACCGCGTTCATCGACGCGAACGCGCAGAAGCGCGAGCCTGCGCCCGGCATCGACGAAGGGCGGGTGGCGGTGTCGCCGCGTTTGAAGAGTGCGCTCGATCGCGCGTTCCTCGCGTCGCGCGAACTCGGCCACAGCTACGTCGCGCCCGAGCATCTGCTGTTCGGGCTGTCGCAGGTCGCGGACAGCTTCGCCGGGCATCTGCTCGGCCGCTACGGCGTGACGCCGCAGAAGGTGCTGCAGCAACTCGTCGCGACCCAGGGCGATGGCCGCGAACGCGCGGCGGCCGCGAAAGCGCCGAGTCCGACGCCGCATCTCGACCAGTACAGCCGCGACCTCACCGCGCTCGCGAGCGAGGGCAAGCTCGATCCGGTGATCGGTCGTTCGAGCGAGATCGAGACCGTTGTCGAGGTGCTCGCGCGGCGGCGCAAGAACAATCCGGTGCTGATCGGCGAACCGGGCGTCGGCAAGACCGCGATCGCGGAAGGGCTCGCGCAGCGGATGCTGGCCGGCGACGTGCCCGAGTCGCTGCGCGACCGGCGGCTCGTCGAACTGAACGTGAACGGCCTCGTCGCCGGCGCGAAATATCGCGGCGAATTCGAGGAGCGCGTGAAGCAGGTGATGGAGGAGATCACCGCGCAGCGCGACACGCTCGTGCTGTTCATCGACGAGGTGCATACGATCGTCGGCGCGGGGCAGGGCGGCGGCGAAGGCGGGCTCGACATCGCGAACGTGTTCAAGCCGGCGATGGCGCGCGGCGAACTGAACCTGATCGGCGCGACGACGCTCGCCGAATACCAGAAGTACATCGAAAAGGACGCGGCGCTCGAACGGCGCTTCCAGCCGGTGTTCGTCGCCGAGCCGAGCGTCGAGCAGACCATCAACATCCTGCGCGGGCTGCGCGACAAGCTCGAAGTGCATCATCACGTGACGATCCGCGACGACGCGCTGGTGTCGGCGGCCGAGCTGTCGGACCGCTACGTGACCGGCCGCTTCCTGCCCGACAAGGCGATCGACCTGATCGACCAGGCGGCCGCGCGCGTGCATCTCTCCGCGACGTCGCGGCCCGCGCCGATCCTCGAACTCGAAGCGGAACTCGCGCAGTTGCGGCGCGAGCAGGACTACGCGGCGACGCGCAAGAACTTCGAGCGCGCGCATGCGCTCGACGACCCGATCGCCGACAAGGAGAAGGCGCTCGCGGGCGCGACTGGAGAATGGAAGGCGCGGCTCGGCACCGTGACGTCGGACGTGACGTCCGGGCACGTCGCGGAGATCGTGTCGAAGCTGACCGGCGTGCCGGTCACGCAACTGACGGCCGAGGAACGCACGCGTCTGCTCGAAATGGAGAAGCGATTGCACCAGCGCGTGATCGGCCAGGAGCAGGCGATCGTCGCGGTCAGCGACGCGGTGCGCCGCTCGCGCGCGGGGCTGCGGCGCGGCCGGCGGCCGACCGCGGTGTTCCTGTTCCTCGGGCCGACCGGCGTCGGCAAGACCGAACTCGCGAAGGCGCTCGCGGAAGTCGTGTTCGGCGACGAGGATGCGATTGTGCGGATCGACATGAGCGAGTACATGGAGCGCCACGCGGTCGCGCGCCTGATCGGCGCGCCGCCCGGTTACGTCGGTTACGACGAGGGCGGCCAGTTGACGGAGCGGGTGCGGCGGCGTCCCTATAGCGTGATCCTGCTCGACGAGATCGAGAAGGCGCATCCGGACGTCTACAACGTGCTGCTGCAGGTGTTCGACGACGGCCGGCTCACCGACGGCAAGGGGCGGGTGGTCGACTTCAGCAACACCGTCGTGATCGCGACGAGCAATCTCGGCTCGGACGTCGTGTCGGGCCAGAAGCGCTCGGGGCCGGGTTTTCTGTCGAGCGCGGACGCGTCGATGCAGGGCGCGGTGATGGCCGAACTGCGCCGGCATTTCCGTCCGGAGTTCCTGAACCGGATCGACGACATCATCGTGTTCCAGCCGCTGTCCGACGACGACCTGCGCGCGATCGTGCGGTTGCAGCTTCAGCAGGTGCAGCGGATGGCGCACAGCCAGGACATCGACATCACGTTCGACGACTCGGTGGTCGAGCATCTCGCGGCCGACGGCTATCGTCCGGAGTTCGGCGCGCGCGAATTGCGGCGGCAGATCCAGCAGTCGATCGAAAACGAACTCGCGAAGGAGATGCTGAAGGGTGACGTGGCCGAAGGCGCGCGGGTGCTGTGCCGCTACGACACGAACCAGCGGCGGATCGAGTTCGCGCTTCAGCCGGCGGCGGGGGGGTAG
- the surE gene encoding 5'/3'-nucleotidase SurE, producing MSAPLTKIPTVLLTNDDGIDAPGLAVLEAVAAELAHEVWVVAPEHDQSGTSHSISLHSPLRVSRRGERRFGVLGTPGDCVVTAVRHLMGGTRPTLVLSGINRGANLGVETMFSGTVGAAMTGLLLDLPSIALSQAFTDRERVRWDTARSLAPGVIRQLLAVSHDAPVCLNVNFPDVDAGAAGPLTVTRQGVGLVQGIDVVPEVDPRGFEYHWLRFARAPRENAPDSETAVVGSGRVSVTPLQFERTDERTFAALEAGLRKG from the coding sequence ATGTCCGCCCCTCTCACGAAGATCCCGACCGTGCTGCTGACCAACGACGACGGCATCGACGCACCCGGCCTCGCGGTGCTCGAAGCCGTCGCGGCCGAACTGGCGCACGAGGTCTGGGTCGTCGCGCCCGAGCACGACCAGAGCGGCACGTCGCATTCGATCAGCCTGCATTCGCCGCTGCGCGTGAGCCGTCGCGGCGAGCGCCGCTTCGGCGTGCTGGGCACGCCCGGCGACTGCGTGGTGACCGCCGTCCGTCATCTGATGGGCGGCACGCGGCCGACGCTCGTGCTGTCCGGCATCAATCGCGGCGCGAACCTCGGCGTGGAGACGATGTTCTCGGGGACGGTCGGCGCGGCGATGACCGGCCTGCTGCTCGACTTGCCGTCGATCGCATTGAGCCAGGCGTTCACCGACCGCGAGCGCGTGCGCTGGGACACCGCGCGTTCGCTCGCGCCGGGCGTGATCCGGCAACTGCTCGCGGTGTCGCACGACGCGCCGGTGTGCCTGAACGTGAATTTCCCGGACGTCGATGCGGGCGCGGCCGGTCCGCTGACCGTCACGCGCCAGGGCGTCGGCCTCGTGCAAGGCATCGACGTGGTGCCGGAGGTCGATCCGCGCGGCTTCGAGTATCACTGGCTGCGCTTCGCACGCGCGCCGCGCGAAAATGCGCCGGACAGCGAAACGGCGGTGGTCGGTTCAGGCCGCGTGTCGGTTACGCCGTTGCAGTTCGAGCGGACCGACGAGCGCACGTTCGCGGCACTGGAGGCGGGGTTGCGGAAGGGGTGA
- a CDS encoding acyl-CoA thioesterase: MNDDKRRQTTGDDAMAASHHFIRAHKIHFSECDPAGIVFYPQYFVLFNDLVETWIDALLPEGYHGVIGARRIGMPTVHLEADFSAVSRMGDRVTLSLDVARLGGKSLTLAWACTGDDGIVRMAATQTIVTTSLDTHRSVEIPDDLREAIEAAMRG; this comes from the coding sequence ATGAACGACGATAAACGACGACAGACGACAGGGGACGACGCGATGGCCGCCAGCCACCATTTCATCCGCGCGCACAAGATCCACTTCTCCGAATGCGATCCGGCCGGGATCGTGTTCTATCCGCAATACTTCGTGCTGTTCAACGATCTCGTGGAAACGTGGATCGACGCGCTGCTGCCCGAGGGTTATCACGGCGTGATCGGCGCGCGGCGGATCGGGATGCCGACCGTGCACCTCGAAGCGGACTTCAGCGCGGTGAGCCGGATGGGCGACCGGGTCACGCTGTCGCTCGACGTGGCGCGGCTCGGCGGCAAGTCGCTGACGCTCGCGTGGGCCTGCACCGGCGACGACGGCATCGTGCGGATGGCCGCGACGCAGACGATTGTGACGACGTCGCTCGATACGCATCGGTCGGTCGAGATACCGGACGATCTGCGTGAGGCGATCGAGGCGGCGATGAGAGGGTGA
- a CDS encoding BPSL1445 family SYLF domain-containing lipoprotein: MRRRQFLITTSAALATGGLALTGCTTTSFGSRDTAAQNAAKRSTIDAGVDETLAKLYNTVDGSRELLSKARGVLVFPSVLAAGFWIGGQYGNGALRIDGRTSGYYSTVGGSFGLQIGAQSKAIIFAFMSQEALDGFLGSQGWSAGADATVALATIGANGKLDTSTATSPIEAFVLTNAGLMAGVSLEGTKVSRLVI; the protein is encoded by the coding sequence ATGCGCCGACGTCAATTCCTCATCACCACCAGCGCCGCGCTCGCCACCGGCGGCCTCGCGCTGACCGGCTGCACGACGACCTCGTTCGGCTCGCGCGACACCGCCGCGCAGAACGCCGCGAAGCGCAGCACGATCGACGCGGGCGTCGACGAAACGCTCGCGAAGCTCTACAACACCGTGGACGGCTCGCGCGAACTGCTGTCGAAGGCGCGCGGCGTGCTCGTGTTCCCGTCGGTGCTCGCGGCGGGCTTCTGGATCGGCGGCCAGTACGGCAACGGCGCGCTGCGCATCGACGGCCGCACGAGCGGCTACTACAGCACCGTCGGCGGATCGTTCGGGTTGCAGATCGGCGCGCAGTCGAAGGCGATCATCTTCGCGTTCATGAGCCAGGAGGCGCTCGACGGCTTCCTCGGCAGCCAGGGCTGGTCGGCCGGCGCGGACGCGACCGTCGCGCTCGCGACGATCGGCGCGAACGGCAAACTCGACACGTCCACCGCGACGAGCCCGATCGAGGCGTTCGTGCTGACGAACGCGGGGCTGATGGCCGGCGTGTCGCTCGAAGGGACGAAGGTGTCGCGGCTCGTGATCTGA
- a CDS encoding DUF2827 family protein, whose product MRIGLSVRSRGGLSIEQDGASQYAIFVAGAFLRLPFVRSVVLIDGDHGVRPPQAADAIAPGLRVVTQQQATDEVNVIVRVGGALEPAWLDLMHARGCKIVCCRSRLPLAGLAEPAALDAPADAPQPDRCDEVWLLPKDRLTVPLLRTLYPCPVHVVPFVWSPAFVDARIAELARDGVAYGYGASRGVRDTGGGLRVAVLEARFPAVKTASVAMLVCDRAYRADRGAVGAMHVLDARHLNEPPTMLHLANAFDVVRDRRAIFDGPHDIAAFVGRHADAVVAHQPDDDQNYGYLDVLYGGYPLIHNAPWLMDAGYYYPGADAQRGARQLLAAAHRHDASLDAYRVKSRRVFNAVDPLSHANLAAYALRLKALGVGRGG is encoded by the coding sequence ATGCGCATCGGCCTTTCCGTCCGCAGCCGCGGCGGCCTGAGCATCGAGCAGGATGGCGCCAGCCAGTACGCGATTTTCGTCGCGGGCGCGTTCCTGCGGCTGCCGTTCGTGCGTTCGGTCGTCCTGATCGACGGCGACCACGGCGTGCGTCCGCCGCAGGCCGCCGACGCGATTGCGCCCGGCCTGCGCGTCGTCACGCAGCAGCAGGCGACCGACGAGGTCAACGTGATCGTGCGGGTCGGCGGCGCGCTCGAACCCGCTTGGCTCGACCTGATGCATGCGCGCGGCTGCAAGATCGTCTGCTGCCGCAGCCGGCTGCCGCTCGCGGGTCTCGCGGAACCGGCCGCCCTCGATGCGCCGGCCGACGCGCCGCAACCCGACCGCTGCGACGAAGTCTGGCTGCTGCCGAAAGACCGGCTGACGGTTCCGCTGCTGCGCACGCTTTATCCGTGTCCGGTGCACGTGGTGCCGTTCGTCTGGAGTCCGGCGTTCGTCGACGCGCGCATCGCCGAACTCGCGCGCGACGGCGTCGCCTACGGTTACGGCGCATCGCGCGGCGTGCGCGATACAGGCGGCGGCCTGCGCGTCGCGGTGCTCGAAGCGCGCTTCCCGGCGGTGAAGACCGCGAGCGTCGCGATGCTCGTCTGCGACCGCGCGTATCGCGCGGATCGCGGCGCGGTCGGCGCGATGCACGTGCTGGACGCGCGGCATCTGAACGAGCCGCCGACGATGCTGCATCTGGCGAACGCGTTCGACGTCGTGCGCGACCGGCGCGCGATATTCGACGGACCGCACGACATCGCGGCGTTCGTCGGCCGGCATGCGGATGCGGTGGTCGCGCATCAGCCGGACGACGACCAGAACTACGGTTACCTCGACGTGCTGTACGGCGGTTATCCGCTGATCCACAACGCGCCATGGCTGATGGACGCCGGCTACTACTATCCGGGCGCCGACGCGCAGCGCGGCGCGCGGCAACTGCTTGCCGCCGCGCATCGGCACGATGCGTCGCTCGACGCGTATCGCGTGAAGTCGCGGAGGGTGTTCAACGCGGTCGATCCGCTCAGCCACGCGAACCTGGCCGCTTACGCGCTGCGGCTGAAGGCGCTGGGCGTCGGGCGCGGCGGGTGA
- the dld gene encoding D-lactate dehydrogenase, translated as MSPVSHGPSPSAADARTRRASLVEALKAAVGGPHVLTGDEATRRYRTGFRFGTGRVAAVARPATLVEQWRVLQACVAANAIVIAQASNTGLTGGSTPDGDDYDRDVVIVSTSRIRRVHLIDGGRQVVCLPGATLDQLEKTLKPIGREPHSVIGSSCIGASVIGGICNNSGGSLVRRGPAYTEMAVYAQVDAQRRLSLVNHLGIELGGTPEDVLARLDRGDLPEHAIRHDAGAASDHRYAEHVRDIDAGTPARYNADPLRLHEASGSAGKVMVFAVRLDTFPIEAGAKVFYIGTNRTDELTAIRRDILGRFSKLPVAGEYLHRDAFDVAEKYGKDMFLLIEHLGTQRLPALFSFKSRCDAFFDRLGFLPSSFTDRVMQAASRLFPGHLPARLKEYRDRYEHHLMLKVSADMVDEARDYLRGYFDNATGDFFECTDDEGRKAFLHRFAAAGAAVRYRAVHPHEVENIVALDIALRRNDRDWFETLPEAVERPIAIKLYYGHFLCHVFHQDYIVRKGNDCLALEHEMWKLLDRRGAEYPAEHNVGHLYHAKPELKSFYAGLDPCNCFNPGIGHTSKFANYREREGQSEG; from the coding sequence ATGTCCCCCGTCAGCCATGGCCCGTCGCCGTCCGCCGCCGACGCGCGCACCCGGCGAGCGTCCCTCGTCGAAGCGTTGAAGGCCGCCGTCGGCGGCCCGCACGTGCTGACCGGCGACGAAGCGACCCGCCGCTATCGCACCGGCTTCCGCTTCGGCACCGGCCGGGTCGCGGCGGTGGCGCGGCCGGCCACGCTCGTCGAGCAATGGCGCGTATTGCAGGCGTGCGTCGCCGCGAACGCGATCGTGATCGCCCAGGCGTCGAACACCGGCCTCACCGGCGGCTCGACGCCGGACGGCGACGACTACGACCGCGACGTCGTGATCGTCAGCACGTCGCGCATTCGCAGGGTTCATCTGATCGACGGCGGCCGCCAGGTCGTGTGCCTGCCCGGCGCGACGCTCGACCAGCTCGAAAAGACGCTGAAGCCGATCGGCCGCGAGCCGCATTCGGTGATCGGCTCGTCGTGCATCGGCGCGTCGGTGATCGGCGGGATCTGCAACAACTCGGGCGGCTCGCTGGTGCGGCGCGGCCCAGCGTACACCGAGATGGCCGTATATGCGCAGGTCGATGCGCAGCGCCGGCTTTCGCTCGTGAACCACCTCGGCATCGAACTCGGCGGGACGCCCGAGGACGTGCTCGCGCGCCTCGACCGCGGCGACCTGCCGGAGCACGCGATCCGCCACGACGCGGGCGCGGCGTCCGACCATCGCTACGCGGAGCACGTGCGCGACATCGACGCCGGCACGCCCGCGCGCTACAACGCGGACCCGCTGCGGCTGCACGAGGCGTCCGGGTCGGCGGGCAAGGTGATGGTGTTCGCGGTGCGGCTCGACACGTTTCCGATCGAGGCCGGTGCGAAGGTGTTCTACATCGGCACGAACCGCACCGACGAACTGACCGCCATCCGCCGCGACATCCTCGGCCGGTTTTCGAAGCTGCCGGTCGCGGGCGAGTATCTGCATCGCGACGCGTTCGACGTCGCGGAGAAATACGGCAAGGACATGTTCCTGCTGATCGAGCATCTCGGCACGCAGCGGCTGCCGGCGCTGTTCAGCTTCAAGAGCCGCTGCGACGCGTTCTTCGACCGGCTCGGCTTCCTGCCGTCGAGTTTCACCGACCGCGTGATGCAGGCGGCGAGCCGGCTGTTTCCGGGCCATCTGCCCGCGCGGCTGAAGGAATATCGCGATCGCTACGAGCATCATCTGATGCTGAAGGTGTCGGCGGACATGGTCGATGAAGCACGGGACTATCTGCGCGGCTACTTCGACAACGCGACCGGCGACTTCTTCGAATGCACGGACGACGAAGGGCGCAAGGCGTTCCTGCACCGGTTCGCGGCGGCGGGTGCGGCGGTCCGCTATCGCGCGGTGCATCCGCACGAGGTCGAGAACATCGTCGCGCTCGACATCGCGCTACGCCGCAACGACCGCGACTGGTTCGAGACGTTGCCCGAAGCGGTCGAACGGCCGATCGCGATCAAGCTGTATTACGGGCACTTCCTGTGCCACGTTTTCCATCAGGACTACATCGTCCGTAAGGGCAACGACTGCCTCGCGCTGGAACACGAAATGTGGAAGCTGCTCGACCGGCGCGGCGCCGAATATCCGGCCGAGCACAACGTCGGCCATCTGTATCACGCGAAGCCGGAACTGAAGTCGTTCTACGCGGGACTCGATCCGTGCAACTGCTTCAATCCGGGGATCGGGCATACGTCGAAGTTCGCGAATTATCGCGAGCGCGAAGGGCAGTCCGAGGGTTGA
- a CDS encoding LysR family transcriptional regulator has protein sequence MEFRQLRYFLAVAEYLHFTEAARFLGIAQPPLSQQIQKLEREIGTRLFVRHPRRVELTEAGRLFRERAQRLVEDAELALAEAQNAGRGESGRLILGFAGSTVFHPFVAALLQRYRSAYPRVVIGCEESNSSALLDRVHESKVDAALVRLPLDCRGLSTQALVEEDVIAVLPPAHRLGRRRRIELADLAADPLILFPRGIGPDLYDSIISACRAAGFNPSISMESPQISSTVNMVAAGFGVTLIPSSMRQIQAKGVTYHDLNGRSLRTTIALVHRPREKAPTVQNLVRIVRDVARNRTQE, from the coding sequence ATGGAATTCCGCCAGCTCCGCTACTTCCTCGCGGTCGCCGAATACCTGCATTTCACCGAGGCCGCGCGGTTTCTCGGCATCGCGCAGCCGCCGCTCAGCCAGCAGATCCAGAAGCTCGAACGCGAGATCGGCACGCGGTTGTTCGTCCGCCATCCGCGCCGGGTCGAACTGACCGAAGCGGGGCGGCTCTTTCGCGAGCGCGCGCAGCGGCTCGTCGAGGACGCGGAACTCGCGCTCGCCGAGGCGCAGAACGCCGGGCGCGGCGAGAGCGGCCGGCTGATCCTCGGTTTCGCGGGTTCGACGGTGTTCCATCCGTTCGTCGCGGCGCTGCTGCAACGCTATCGCAGCGCGTATCCGCGCGTCGTGATCGGCTGCGAGGAAAGCAACAGTTCCGCGCTGCTGGACCGCGTGCATGAATCGAAGGTCGACGCGGCGCTGGTGCGGCTGCCGCTCGACTGCCGCGGGTTGTCCACCCAGGCGCTCGTCGAGGAGGACGTCATCGCGGTGCTGCCGCCCGCGCACCGGCTGGGGCGGCGCCGGCGGATCGAACTGGCCGACCTCGCCGCCGATCCGCTGATCCTGTTCCCGCGCGGCATCGGCCCGGACCTGTACGATTCGATCATCAGCGCGTGCCGCGCCGCGGGCTTCAATCCGTCGATCAGCATGGAGTCGCCGCAGATTTCGTCTACCGTGAACATGGTGGCGGCCGGCTTCGGCGTCACGCTGATTCCGTCGTCGATGCGGCAGATCCAGGCGAAGGGCGTCACCTATCACGACCTGAACGGCCGCTCGCTGCGCACGACGATCGCGCTCGTGCACCGGCCGCGCGAGAAAGCGCCGACCGTGCAGAACCTGGTGCGGATCGTGCGCGACGTCGCGCGGAACCGGACGCAGGAGTAG
- a CDS encoding FUSC family protein → MSVPRRFRFDPNAFLSALARRRPAWMVSFSIEEASLSEGLRAACAATAMLLLGRLLGDMQFSWAAIGAFWTCLADAAGSRRRRFWSMGGFAVLSTLAGAATAFASGAGTLPAALAILVCAALAGLTSLWSAAVYQVAILVATACVVMVDQPHRSLHDALPFAGVYFSGCVFAIVLSFTVWRLHPLAPARYAMRLAYAQLAELARDVSRLVGARSGDAGAWAQHASDKRSQARAALEAARGALIAVPRAKSDGRRTYRELAAALADAESAFGWLIAASDVAQRAAGTMARHAFAARGLDAIARTLARHGDALAAGPVASGTPALRARLQRLAARVAGALGQPLPLRFFDTAPDAPPPGPADEPWLRGSLRSLRNGARKLRDGASLESAGVRHAGRVAVATTAAFLIVRLAGVPYGYWATMATLLVLQPSVGSTWPRSVERAAGSAAGAALAAAIGHAVHTPLALSLTVFPLVCLTMTLRRVSYGLFVLFLTPTFVLVADFATPSNELGHALARFGNNLLGVVLALLATHFLWPQRDAYRLRDSVVAAIRANLAYLDSALPQRAASWEQCETLRRAAGIASGDAERTLRFSRMESVVADAHYRRRVAILALLRGIAGTAGRLRADAPTAQGAPTANPACASRIAAAYADIERLLGGEPTEAPPRTPLPDLPLAQSDALAQLARLRELIAAGGHPRLHKRPRVNRRIAI, encoded by the coding sequence ATGTCCGTCCCCCGCCGCTTCCGGTTCGACCCGAACGCCTTCCTGTCCGCGCTCGCGCGCCGCCGCCCCGCGTGGATGGTGTCGTTCTCGATCGAGGAAGCGAGCCTGTCCGAAGGGCTGCGCGCGGCGTGCGCGGCGACCGCGATGCTGCTGCTCGGCCGGCTGCTCGGCGACATGCAGTTCTCGTGGGCGGCGATCGGCGCGTTCTGGACCTGCCTCGCGGACGCGGCCGGCTCGCGGCGGCGGCGCTTCTGGTCGATGGGCGGCTTCGCGGTGCTGTCGACGCTCGCCGGCGCCGCGACCGCGTTCGCATCGGGCGCCGGCACGCTGCCCGCCGCGCTGGCGATCCTCGTGTGCGCGGCGCTCGCGGGGCTGACCAGCCTGTGGTCCGCCGCCGTCTACCAGGTCGCGATTCTCGTCGCGACCGCGTGCGTCGTGATGGTCGATCAGCCGCATCGAAGCCTGCACGACGCGCTGCCGTTCGCGGGCGTCTATTTCAGCGGCTGCGTGTTCGCGATCGTGCTGAGCTTCACCGTATGGCGGCTGCATCCGCTCGCGCCGGCGCGGTACGCGATGCGGCTCGCGTATGCGCAACTGGCCGAACTCGCGCGCGACGTGAGCCGGCTGGTCGGCGCGCGCAGCGGCGACGCCGGCGCATGGGCGCAGCACGCGAGCGACAAACGTTCGCAGGCCCGCGCGGCGCTCGAAGCGGCGCGCGGCGCGCTGATCGCGGTGCCGCGCGCGAAGAGCGACGGCCGCCGCACCTATCGCGAACTGGCCGCCGCGCTCGCGGATGCGGAAAGCGCGTTCGGCTGGCTGATCGCGGCGTCCGACGTCGCGCAGCGCGCGGCCGGCACGATGGCGCGGCACGCGTTCGCCGCGCGCGGCCTCGACGCGATCGCGCGGACGCTCGCGCGCCACGGCGACGCGCTCGCGGCCGGCCCGGTCGCGAGCGGCACGCCGGCGCTGCGCGCGCGGCTGCAACGGCTCGCGGCACGCGTCGCCGGCGCGCTCGGCCAGCCGCTGCCGCTGCGTTTCTTCGACACCGCGCCCGACGCCCCGCCGCCGGGTCCGGCCGACGAACCCTGGCTGCGCGGGTCGCTGCGTTCGCTGCGCAACGGCGCGCGCAAGCTGCGCGACGGCGCATCGCTCGAATCGGCCGGGGTGCGCCACGCGGGCCGCGTCGCGGTCGCGACGACCGCCGCGTTCCTGATCGTGCGGCTCGCGGGCGTGCCGTACGGCTACTGGGCGACGATGGCGACGCTGCTGGTGTTGCAGCCGTCGGTCGGCAGCACGTGGCCGCGCAGCGTCGAGCGCGCGGCCGGCAGCGCGGCGGGCGCGGCGCTGGCCGCCGCGATCGGTCACGCCGTGCATACGCCGCTCGCGCTGTCGCTGACGGTGTTCCCGCTCGTGTGCCTGACGATGACGCTGCGCCGCGTCAGCTACGGCCTGTTCGTGCTGTTCCTGACGCCGACCTTCGTGCTGGTCGCGGACTTCGCGACGCCGTCGAACGAACTCGGCCATGCGCTCGCGCGCTTCGGCAACAACCTGCTCGGCGTCGTGCTCGCGCTGCTCGCGACGCACTTCCTGTGGCCGCAGCGCGACGCGTACCGGCTGCGCGACTCGGTCGTCGCCGCGATCCGCGCGAATCTCGCGTACCTGGACAGCGCGCTGCCACAGCGCGCGGCGTCGTGGGAGCAGTGCGAGACGCTGCGGCGCGCGGCCGGCATCGCGAGCGGCGACGCGGAGCGCACGCTGCGGTTCTCGCGGATGGAAAGCGTCGTCGCGGACGCGCATTACCGGCGGCGCGTCGCGATTCTCGCGCTGCTGCGCGGGATCGCCGGGACCGCCGGACGGCTGCGGGCCGACGCGCCGACCGCGCAGGGCGCGCCCACGGCGAACCCGGCCTGCGCGTCGCGGATCGCGGCCGCCTATGCGGACATCGAACGGCTGCTCGGAGGCGAGCCGACCGAAGCGCCGCCGCGCACGCCGTTGCCCGACCTGCCGCTCGCACAGAGCGACGCGCTCGCGCAACTCGCGCGGCTGCGCGAACTGATCGCGGCGGGCGGCCATCCGCGTCTGCACAAACGGCCGCGCGTGAACCGGCGCATCGCGATCTGA